GGACTTTTCGGATCAACATTGGCCAGCCCTTCGCTGAATATTTGAACTGCTCTGGCAGCCTGGTCCGGGCTTCGCTGATCAACAAGTTTCCAGCCCGCGCTCAAGATCTCTTCCAAATTGTGCTGTTTGCGGACTGTAGGTGAACCATCTGTCTGAGTGTCCAAAACGATCGGCGTCGTTGATGGCACATTGGTCTGCTGCGGCGCAATGCTTTGCGCGGAAGATGAATTACGAGCCAGCGCTTGCTTAACCTCGGAAAGCTGCTGCTCCGTCTCGCTCTGTCGGCGATAACTCCCGACCAATCCCGCGACTAAGACAAACGACAAGAGAACGCTGACGACGATTTTAATTCGCTGCTTCAAGATCGTTTTCCTGCTCGTGTAGATGTGGAACTCTGAGCGATTCAAATAGTTACACCACGAACAAATGATAGCTGCGCGAATTCTTTTGCATCTATCCGATTCTTCCGATCAAATTTTCGAGTTTGCCCATTAAAAGCGGATAGAGCCAATTCGCAAAGAGCCATATTCTTAAACCATCCGATCGCCAAAAACCCGCTTTCTATAGGAGAATTTTGTGAAGAAGATCAACCCGCTGCTGAATGAGTCCTCTATGCGGTTCAGTCTTGGCTTGCGATTGAAAGCGACGATCTGGGTAACAATGTTCGTGCTGGTGGTCACCACTTTTTGGATTTGGGTCCAACGAGCCAAAGCTGATCCCCAAGCACCGGCGACGACTTCTACGACACCGGCAGCCACGGACAGTTCGACGCCCGCTGCCACTGCGGCCCAACCAGCGTTACCAGCTTACTTCGCGGGATTGAAGGACCCCGACCCGACGGGAGCGAATTACGGTGTGTGGGCAACACCATCGGGCACTCCCAACGCTGACGGAACTCCTGGCGGCGATGTGCCGAGCAAGCTCGGCATAACAGACCTCTACGATCGGCTCATGCACAATCAGTATGCACTGAATATCGTGTGGACGTTACTTTCGGGGGCGCTGGTTTATTTCATGCAAGTCGGTTTTGCAATGCTCGAAGGTGGTTTTTCTCGCGCCAAGAATGCCAACAATACAGTTGCGATGACACTGATGATCTTCGTCATTGCAACCGCAGCCTACTGGGCTTACGGATTTGCGCTGGGCTGGGGAAATTGGTTTAACGGTCCCTCCGCTCCGGGTTGGTGGCCGTCTCTTGGACCAGGCCTATCGGCATTGTCACACGGTTGGGGTATCGGTGCGAATGGAGACGGTACGTTCAAGTATGGGATTATTGGTACACAAGGCTTCTTTTTAACAGACGGTTTCCACGATGTTGGGGTGTTGGCCCTGTTCTTCTTCATGTCGGTATTCATGGAAACCGGCGTGACCATACCGACTGGCGCCATGGCGGAACGTTGGAGTTGGCCGAACTTCTTACTCTATTGTGTGTTTTCTCCGTTCATTTATTGCGTATTCGCCTCATGGGTATGGGGTGGTGGCTGGTTGGCACAGGCGGGGGTTAATTGGGGACTAGGAAGCGGGGCTGTCGATTTCGCTGGCTCCGGGGTTGTCCACATGGTGGGTGGGACAATGGCACTGGCTGGCTGCATTGTCATGGGTCCACGAATCGGAAAGTACGTGAACGGCAAAGCTGTTGCGATGCCCGGCCACAACATTCCCTTCGTCGTGCTTGGGACCTTGGTGCTTGGTTTCGGCTGGCTCGGTTTTAACCCCGGCTCCACACTGTCTGGCACCGACTTGCGGATCACGTTCATTTACGTGAATACGGTCATTGCTTCGGTCATTGCCTCCATTGTGGGGATGCTCGTGTATTGGCAAAAATCAGGGAAATGGGACCCTGGCATGATGTGCAACGGATTCTTGGCTGGCTTGGTTGCCATCACCGCGCCATGTGCCTTTGTGACGCCGATTGGTGCGGCATGGATCGGAGTGGTTTCCGGCATTCTCGTGGTCCTCAGTTCAATTTTCTTGGAGAAAGTCGGCGTCGATGACGTAGCGGGCGCTATTTCGGTTCACGGAACGTGCGGGGCCTGGGGCGTGATCTCTGTCGGTCTTTTCGCCTGCGGCCAATACGGGGCCGGGTTCAATGGCGTTGTCGCTCCGGTCAGCGGATTATTCTACGGGGGCGGCGCGAAACAGTTGATTATGCAATTGATTGACGTAGGAGTTTTGTTTACTTGGGCATTCGGAGTGATGTATCTGTGGATGAATTTCAGCAATTTAATTGTGCCAATTCGTCCTTCCAAGGAAATCGAACTGGCAGGGTTGGATGCAACCCAAATGGGTTCGCCTGCATATCCAGATTTCAAACCTTCAGTCGAAAATAGTGTCGCTGCTAGCGCCTAACCTTTTGTTTGGCGTACAAGCTGCCACAAATTAGCGTGGGCAATAACCAATGAGGTTTATCTACGCGCATTCACAACTAAAGTGAGGTAACTATATGCCGACCGACTATGCAATGTCAGAGTGGAGCCTGACAACCAGACGTATGAAATGGGATGATATTCCTGAAATTCTCCGCTTGGCGGAGGATCGAACTGCCCGACGCTGGCTACAGTCAGATTTTTTAGAAGTGTTTCAACGGAATGAGACGATAGGGTTTGTTTCAATGGCGCGGCGTCGGATAGCGGGCTTTGCGCTTTGCACGATTACCCGCATTACACCCGCCCGTCCCTATTCAACACGACCAATAGCACAGCGACTTCTAAACTGGTTTCCGCCTTCCCGGTCTGGTCCGCGTTGGTATGTGAACCTATTTGGAATGGCTCTCGACCGAGACTGGCCTTTGCCTGTAATTGAACAGGGTTTGTTCAACACGCTTGAAAATGAATTGCGACGACCGAAGGACCGCATCCAATGCGTCGTTCCCGAAGCGAGCGTCGCAGCTCAGGTTGTGTTGCGGAATGCCGGTTTTCGGGCGCTACGTTTAATCCCGGATTACCTGGACGGAGAAACCGGCTATGTAATGACTCGTGAGAATATGAATCTGCATCGAGTTAGCTGTACAACACAGCAAGTGCAAGCTCACCGTCCTACTGACGCCTCCACGATGGTCAGACGCGGATCAGAAGTAGGTAAATCAGTGCGGCCAGTCAGCTATTGAAGCACCTTCCACACTTTTGCCTGAAATACTTCAATCCGCAAGTCGATGGTGAGTTTGGCGAGCAACGGGTCCTCTGCTCGGAAAGACTGTATAGCCGCGAGCCACTTGGAGACTGGCACTTTGTCGCGCGTGATTATGGCTTTTGGAAATTCATCACGTAGCTGCACCGCCAGGGACTTTTCATTCTCGCCCACCAGTACCGTGCAAATTCCATCGACCGTACCCGCAATGAGTGTAGGACCCAACACGGCACTCGCAATCGCATAGCCGATCCGTACTCCTTCACCGCCTCGCTGATAAGTGGCAGGGGTCATGCCAAGGTTCTTGGTCGCCTTCTCATACAAGGCCCTGCTCGACCCATACCCAACTGCGTAGCCCGCACTGGTGACCGACTCGCCCTGCTTGAGGCGCTGCTTAAGATTAACAATCCGACACACATCGCAAAAGACTTTGGGAGAAAGGCCGACGATGCGTTTGAAAGTCTGCTGCAAATGGTTGGGGCTAAGACCGGTAACTTGCGAAAGTGTGTCGAGTGTAATCGTTTGATCGAATTGCGATTTGATGTAAACCAGTACAGCCTTGATCGTCTGCTCCGTCGGTGTAAGCAAACCCGAATCAGGATGGCAGCGGCGGCATGGGATGTATCCGCGTTGCTCAGCTTCGGCTGCCGTTGGGAAGATCAACGTGTTTCGACGATGCGGATGACGCGCCGGACACGACGGACGGCAGTAGATGCCCGTCGTGAGTGCGGCGTACACAAATTTGCCATCGTAATGGCGGTCTCTGTTTGACACCGCCTCCCAAGCGGCCGTGCTGATTTCAGTAGGTTCGTTCGTCGTCGTCACGTATGCCCTCACGTCATTGACAGCATGGGCCGATTGGATTTTGGTTCACCTGTTTTTCCGTTGATTTTTCGAGTTTGTCCGTAAGAAGCGGATAGAAAGTTAATTGGACCCAAGACTATCGTATCAATAGAACGCATTTGGGAATATGCGAATGCAATGAGCACGTCGAGAACTGCCTGCACGTGCTAGCCTAAAACGAAATTTTAGCACAGATACAATCGAAATTCCAGTGCGAGATTATCAACGGGAAGCCGACGGTGGCCAAACTCAAATGCGGATTTCATTTCGACACTTTGCGGATATTAGATACACAGGAACACTCATGGATTGGCTGACGTTTTTTGGTTTGTTCGCCGTGACGACGATGGTAATTTGCAATGCTGCGGAAGAACGAAGTCGCTGGTTTGTCTTAGGCTTTGCCGGGGCGTGTGCCCTTGGTTCAGTTTACGGATTTCTTCAAGGAGCATGGCCGTTTGGAGTGATGGAAGGTATTTGGTCTTTCGTTACATGGCGTCGGTGGTCGGTAAAGAAATAATGGTAGACAGGTTCCGGTCGCTGGTGTCGTACCAGTCATCGGTTTCATTTGGGTTAGGTAAGCGACAAGGAGATAACTGCAATGACTCACGTTGTTGCCGAGCCATGTTTCGGTTGCAAATACACCGACTGCGTGGTCGTTTGCCCCGTGGAATGTTTCTACGAAGGGGAGAAGATGCTTTATATCCACCCGGATGAGTGCATCGACTGCGAGGCCTGCGTGCCCGAGTGTCCCGTCGAGGCCATCTTCCACGAAGACAATCTGCCGGAGCAATGGAAAGATTTCACCGCACTCAACGCTGAGATGGCTCCGCAATGCCCGGTGATTACGGAAAAGAAAGAACCGTTATGCGGCAGAGAGTGAGCGGCATAAATCTTGGAAACAAAAACTTCCTTGCCAGAAGGATGCCCCGGCGTACTGGGGCAGGATAATTCCTGCCCCAGCCGGGGTTTTGATCTATTGTGACCTGGCAGGCCCCACGTTTCGCACGAGGGTCTCTCGATGAGCGGGGGTGCCAATTGGCATTGGTTGCCACCGTTTGACAATTCCTCTAACCGCAAATCGAGACGAACGCCCCCAAAAAACGTTGGTTTGACGGGGCGTTTCTTCGACGGGAATGACCGCCCCCGTGTCAAACCATCGCGGGGATGAGTTTCCGAAGCGTCCTGGCTGTGCCAACAAAGGGATGGGTTTAGAGACAGACGCTAAACTGTGTCTAAACGGGTGGTTATCTGACGCATCTCGCATAGAGACGAGATCCTGCAACCATCGCGAGTGCCAGGAAGGCCAGGACCCAGCTTGCCGGCTCAGGCACTGGATCGGCGGAGCCGCCGCCAGAATGCAGCAAATTCAACAGCGCCTGCAAATCGGCGTTGTTAAATTTGCCGTCGTTGTTCACATCTCCTAATACGGTCAATTGCGCATTCGTCAAATTTCCGTGAGTGGACTCGTAAGTGGCAGGGTTTGTCAAAGCCTGCATCATGGAGAGCACGTCAGAAGCATCGACGTGCAAATCGCGATTGAAGTCGCCGGGCTCTACCACGGTCAGCGTGCCATTGGTAAAGGAAGCAGCAACGGTATTTTGTAAACCATCGGTGAATTTGCTATCGCTACTTTTGTTGGCGGTAAGCTCCAAATCATAGTCGCCAAGCGGTGCGCCGTTCGCATTGAAGCCAACCGTGGCAAGAGTGCCGTTGGCATTGACAAATTCTCCTTGGACATCAGTAATTACCGCAAACGACTGAAATTGCGGAAAATTCGCGTCCAGAGCTGGAATCACATCGTCTGCGGAAACTTCTCCAGTCCAAATGGTTCCCGTCAAAAAATTTATGCTGCTAATAGCAGGCGAGCTTCCTGTGCCAGCGGCAATTTGCAGCGTGAACGTCATGCCTTCAATGTCTTCCGTAGCAGCATTGCCGCTGTCCGACACTGGCAAACTGACCGATAGCGATGAATTCTTAGCGACGTAATAATGCCCTACCGTTACGATCGGGCTGGACTTCGCCGCGACAGCGCCTGCCAGGATGCCAATACTGGTGATGAGGCCGACGATGATTCGCCTGCAAAACATTCCGAATATCACGTCAAAAGTAGTCGTTTCGATGGTGGTTTCCGGTCCACGATTCATCGGATATTAACGCTCAAAAAATTCTCGCCAACTCGTTGCCAAATTTGCCGCAAAGCTTTCGTATAATCTGTCGACACCGGCCGAATTTGCATCGAATTTATGCGACTTTTTATGAACAAGGCTATCGGATCCTGAATCTGCAAATTGGCTGTCCAGAAGCAAGTGATGACTGCTGGTCAGCGGTGTAGCTGCCGAACCTCCATGCACTTTCTGCGTGAATATACTGTTGACAGTCGGACGATTGGCGAGCGGCATGACCAAGTGGTGAGTCGAAATAACATCCACTGGCGAAGCGCTCTGGGGTGCGGGCAACAATGGCAAGCTTATCGGCATTACCATCATACTCACCGGATCGCTGAAGGATTCCTGCGGAGAAGTTTCAATTGGCGACGCCACAACCGCTTCTGCGGAGAGCGAACCGCCGCCGCTACTGGGCGCGGTAATCAATTGCAATGCTGCAGTCGCCACTCGAACGTTTTGTTTGGCGATGGCCACATCTTGGCTGTCAACGATGCCATCGCGGTTAAAATCGTACGGATTGATAACCGACACCGGCCCGGCATCGTGATGGCCCCGTGCGCCTAAGATGTCAGTGGAATCGACATTGGCATCCGTTGTCGAATTTCCAACGTCGCCCATGGCATTGCCTACGTAGAACACGTCAGGCGTTGCCAATTGGGTGACTGCATCGGCCAACAGCGTAACCTGCAGCCACTGGTTCTGAATGGCGTTGTCGGCCCAAATGATTTCGATCCGCGTCGAGCCGTTCACTCCGCCGCCGGGAAATTCAGAAATAATTTGCGGCGCCGGCGCGGCTTGCCAGCTTGTCACGTCGCTGCTGTTCCCAACCAAGAACGTAAAATCGGCCGAAGTAACGTTGCCGTCGAGATTGTTCACGTCAATCATCAGGCCATTCAGGCCCTTGGAATAGCTGGTATAGCTTTCAAAGCTGGCAGTTTGGCCCGGCAGCAGCACTTGTTTGTCGGTGGCGATGGCGTTGGAATCGAGTTCGTCGTCAAAAAAACTATCGTTATAAAAAATGAAATTGCTGGCGACTGTCGGCACCGGCGGCGTGACGTTAACGGCCGAGGTAAACGCGGAGTTACCCGCTCCGTCCAGGGCTCGAATTTGATAAAAGTATTGAGCGCCGGCCGTAAGATTGGTATCAGTAAATGTCGTCTCGCTTCCTTGGAGCAAGGCCACTTGCGCAAACGTGCCGCCTGAGCCGGTTTTACGATCGATCTCGATGTTCTGCGCGAAATTGGAAGCGTTTGTCCAATTCAGCTGCACCTGCGATGCCGACAAAGCCGTT
The window above is part of the Pirellulales bacterium genome. Proteins encoded here:
- a CDS encoding Ada metal-binding domain-containing protein, whose amino-acid sequence is MTTTNEPTEISTAAWEAVSNRDRHYDGKFVYAALTTGIYCRPSCPARHPHRRNTLIFPTAAEAEQRGYIPCRRCHPDSGLLTPTEQTIKAVLVYIKSQFDQTITLDTLSQVTGLSPNHLQQTFKRIVGLSPKVFCDVCRIVNLKQRLKQGESVTSAGYAVGYGSSRALYEKATKNLGMTPATYQRGGEGVRIGYAIASAVLGPTLIAGTVDGICTVLVGENEKSLAVQLRDEFPKAIITRDKVPVSKWLAAIQSFRAEDPLLAKLTIDLRIEVFQAKVWKVLQ
- a CDS encoding ammonium transporter, giving the protein MKKINPLLNESSMRFSLGLRLKATIWVTMFVLVVTTFWIWVQRAKADPQAPATTSTTPAATDSSTPAATAAQPALPAYFAGLKDPDPTGANYGVWATPSGTPNADGTPGGDVPSKLGITDLYDRLMHNQYALNIVWTLLSGALVYFMQVGFAMLEGGFSRAKNANNTVAMTLMIFVIATAAYWAYGFALGWGNWFNGPSAPGWWPSLGPGLSALSHGWGIGANGDGTFKYGIIGTQGFFLTDGFHDVGVLALFFFMSVFMETGVTIPTGAMAERWSWPNFLLYCVFSPFIYCVFASWVWGGGWLAQAGVNWGLGSGAVDFAGSGVVHMVGGTMALAGCIVMGPRIGKYVNGKAVAMPGHNIPFVVLGTLVLGFGWLGFNPGSTLSGTDLRITFIYVNTVIASVIASIVGMLVYWQKSGKWDPGMMCNGFLAGLVAITAPCAFVTPIGAAWIGVVSGILVVLSSIFLEKVGVDDVAGAISVHGTCGAWGVISVGLFACGQYGAGFNGVVAPVSGLFYGGGAKQLIMQLIDVGVLFTWAFGVMYLWMNFSNLIVPIRPSKEIELAGLDATQMGSPAYPDFKPSVENSVAASA
- a CDS encoding dockerin type I domain-containing protein, producing the protein MTGTIWTGEVSADDVIPALDANFPQFQSFAVITDVQGEFVNANGTLATVGFNANGAPLGDYDLELTANKSSDSKFTDGLQNTVAASFTNGTLTVVEPGDFNRDLHVDASDVLSMMQALTNPATYESTHGNLTNAQLTVLGDVNNDGKFNNADLQALLNLLHSGGGSADPVPEPASWVLAFLALAMVAGSRLYARCVR
- a CDS encoding ferredoxin family protein → MTHVVAEPCFGCKYTDCVVVCPVECFYEGEKMLYIHPDECIDCEACVPECPVEAIFHEDNLPEQWKDFTALNAEMAPQCPVITEKKEPLCGRE